From a single Sporosarcina oncorhynchi genomic region:
- the menB gene encoding 1,4-dihydroxy-2-naphthoyl-CoA synthase: MTRQWETIRTYEDIKYEKYNGIAKVTINRPEVRNAFRPKTVMELIDAFSRARDDSSIGVIILTGEGEKAFCSGGDQSVRGHGGYVGDDEIPRLNVLDLQRLIRVIPKPVVAMVAGYAIGGGHVLHVVCDLTIAADNARFGQTGPKVGSFDAGYGSGYLARIVGHKKAREIWFLCRQYDAQEALDMGLVNTVVPYDQLEDETVQWCEEMLGMSPTALRFVKAAMNADTDGLAGLQQMAGDATLLYYTTDEAKEGRDAFKEKRKPDFGQFPRFP, from the coding sequence ATGACTCGTCAATGGGAAACAATTCGTACATATGAAGACATTAAATATGAAAAGTATAACGGCATCGCTAAGGTGACGATTAACCGTCCGGAAGTGCGCAACGCATTCCGTCCTAAGACTGTAATGGAACTGATTGATGCATTTTCACGCGCAAGAGATGATTCAAGTATAGGTGTCATCATCTTAACGGGTGAAGGCGAGAAAGCGTTCTGTTCAGGTGGAGACCAATCCGTACGTGGTCATGGAGGTTATGTAGGCGATGACGAAATTCCACGTTTGAATGTCCTTGATTTGCAAAGATTGATCCGTGTCATTCCAAAACCAGTAGTTGCAATGGTTGCTGGCTATGCAATTGGTGGAGGACATGTATTACACGTCGTTTGTGACTTGACGATTGCTGCTGATAACGCTCGTTTCGGACAAACTGGTCCTAAAGTTGGCTCATTTGATGCTGGCTACGGTTCAGGTTATCTTGCACGTATCGTTGGACATAAAAAAGCCCGCGAAATCTGGTTCCTATGTCGTCAATATGATGCGCAGGAAGCATTGGATATGGGTCTTGTCAACACAGTCGTTCCATACGACCAATTGGAAGATGAAACTGTTCAGTGGTGTGAAGAGATGCTTGGCATGAGTCCGACTGCACTTCGCTTCGTAAAAGCAGCAATGAATGCTGATACGGACGGTCTTGCAGGTCTACAACAGATGGCAGGGGATGCAACACTTCTGTATTACACAACAGATGAAGCAAAAGAAGGAAGAGACGCGTTTAAAGAGAAGCGCAAACCTGATTTCGGTCAGTTCCCACGCTTCCCTTAA
- a CDS encoding metal ABC transporter solute-binding protein, Zn/Mn family, whose product MKKRVVLVSIALVLTLIMGACGNKDEKESSTERKEGVLSVYTTVYPLQYFTEQIGGDYVDVKSIYPAGADEHSFDPTQKDMMALSEADLFFYIGLGLEGFVENAQKTLKGQHVKMVATADSISEERLSDNEHEHEEHEDHDDEEHHDHGKVDPHVWISPTLSIELARSIKDSLSSEMSEQKETFEKNFDALEDHLLELDQRFQQMADQASSKTFFVSHAAFGYIAKDYGLQQVAIAGLNSQNEPSQKQLANIVKQAKDNQVQFILFEQNVSSKLTEVVRKELGAESLTLHNLGVRTQEDLNADETYFTLMERNLSVFEKALGQQ is encoded by the coding sequence ATGAAGAAAAGAGTAGTTCTTGTTTCCATCGCACTTGTTCTAACATTGATAATGGGTGCATGTGGGAACAAAGACGAGAAAGAGAGCAGTACAGAGCGGAAAGAAGGTGTACTGTCAGTTTATACGACTGTCTATCCTTTGCAATATTTTACTGAACAAATTGGCGGAGATTATGTAGATGTCAAATCGATTTATCCAGCGGGTGCAGATGAACACTCATTCGACCCGACACAGAAAGATATGATGGCCTTATCGGAAGCCGATCTATTCTTTTATATCGGACTAGGGTTGGAAGGCTTTGTTGAAAACGCGCAAAAAACACTGAAAGGTCAACATGTCAAAATGGTTGCCACTGCTGATTCTATTTCTGAAGAACGGTTGAGTGATAATGAGCATGAACATGAGGAGCATGAGGACCATGATGATGAAGAGCATCACGATCATGGCAAAGTGGATCCGCATGTGTGGATTTCACCGACATTAAGCATTGAACTTGCAAGATCCATCAAAGATTCTTTGAGTAGTGAAATGTCGGAACAGAAAGAAACGTTTGAAAAGAACTTTGATGCGCTGGAAGATCACCTATTAGAGTTGGATCAGCGCTTCCAACAGATGGCAGATCAAGCTTCTAGCAAAACATTTTTCGTTTCGCATGCAGCTTTTGGCTATATTGCAAAAGATTATGGATTGCAGCAAGTCGCGATTGCAGGGCTGAACTCCCAAAATGAACCATCGCAAAAACAACTCGCAAACATCGTCAAACAGGCAAAAGATAATCAAGTTCAGTTTATCCTATTTGAACAAAATGTTTCTTCGAAATTAACAGAAGTTGTCCGTAAAGAGCTTGGTGCTGAATCGCTGACTCTTCATAATTTAGGCGTACGCACCCAAGAAGACTTGAATGCGGATGAAACCTATTTTACGTTGATGGAGCGAAACTTAAGTGTTTTTGAAAAAGCACTCGGTCAACAGTAA
- a CDS encoding 1,4-dihydroxy-2-naphthoate polyprenyltransferase, translating into MQHTIKADTGWKIWWQLTRPHTLTAAFAPVFLGTMIALTYGKLHFPLFFAMLIASLLIQMATNMFNEYYDYKRGLDTEHSVGIGGTIVRNGIKAKTVLNIAFALYAISLVIGIYICSQTSWGLAIVGLVSMSIGYFYTGGPYPIAYTPFGELVSGVVMGMLLILIAFYIQTGTVTADAILISIPSMLLVGAIMMANNIRDLEGDKEGGRKTLAILVGRDKAISLLALFFIIAYGWIIALVITSHLSAWGLLVLLSVPKPIKAIATFRAHLLPIQVMPAMKHTAVTNTLFGLLLGIGILIAHIL; encoded by the coding sequence ATGCAACATACTATTAAAGCAGATACAGGATGGAAGATCTGGTGGCAACTCACAAGACCTCATACGTTGACCGCTGCCTTCGCACCTGTTTTTCTAGGAACAATGATCGCATTGACTTATGGCAAACTACACTTCCCATTATTTTTCGCCATGCTCATCGCCAGTCTGTTAATTCAGATGGCGACAAATATGTTTAACGAATATTATGATTATAAACGCGGCTTGGATACGGAGCATTCAGTCGGAATAGGCGGCACAATTGTCCGGAACGGCATAAAAGCCAAAACTGTATTGAACATTGCTTTTGCTCTTTATGCAATTTCATTAGTGATCGGAATTTATATATGTAGCCAGACGTCTTGGGGATTGGCAATCGTCGGACTCGTCTCCATGTCAATCGGCTATTTCTACACCGGCGGTCCTTATCCAATCGCATACACGCCTTTCGGTGAATTAGTTTCAGGCGTAGTTATGGGCATGCTGTTGATTTTGATTGCCTTCTATATCCAGACCGGAACAGTGACGGCAGATGCTATTCTGATTTCCATACCAAGCATGCTGCTTGTTGGCGCAATCATGATGGCCAACAATATACGTGACTTAGAAGGAGATAAAGAAGGTGGCAGAAAGACTTTGGCAATTCTTGTAGGAAGGGACAAGGCAATCTCACTTCTTGCTTTGTTCTTTATCATTGCATATGGATGGATTATCGCACTAGTTATTACTAGTCACTTGTCAGCATGGGGATTACTAGTTCTTCTAAGTGTACCCAAGCCGATAAAAGCAATCGCCACATTCCGCGCCCATCTTCTACCTATCCAAGTAATGCCTGCCATGAAACATACTGCAGTAACGAATACGTTATTCGGACTGCTTCTTGGAATCGGTATTCTCATCGCGCATATTTTATGA
- the menH gene encoding 2-succinyl-6-hydroxy-2,4-cyclohexadiene-1-carboxylate synthase, with the protein MTEVDVAIRGQLIHVEMEGEEHLPVIIFVHGFTGSTSTWTDVRSHFKGSYRTVAVDLTGHGKTSIPEDPIRYSMEEQVADLDALFTKLRLESFTLVGYSMGGRIALGYTIHNPDKVEALILESASPGLLSENDRNARKTSDKELAQKIIENGLQSFVDRWEDIPLFESQKRLPLKQRDKIRQERLQQSEKGLANSLLGIGTGSQPSYWDALQTINKPVLLITGELDQKFVSIGLEMKKHAPSWEQTVVSDAGHAIHVEKPQLFATMIKDYITRVR; encoded by the coding sequence ATGACTGAAGTAGACGTCGCCATCCGTGGTCAACTAATCCATGTCGAAATGGAAGGTGAAGAACATCTGCCTGTAATCATCTTTGTTCACGGATTCACAGGTAGTACATCAACGTGGACAGATGTTCGCAGTCATTTTAAAGGAAGCTACAGAACCGTTGCAGTCGATTTAACGGGCCATGGAAAAACAAGCATCCCGGAAGATCCAATACGTTACTCTATGGAAGAACAAGTAGCTGATTTGGATGCATTGTTTACTAAACTTCGATTGGAATCATTTACCCTTGTCGGCTATTCGATGGGTGGCCGTATCGCCTTAGGGTATACGATACATAATCCTGACAAGGTCGAGGCTCTAATTCTGGAGAGTGCTTCACCGGGTCTGCTGTCTGAAAACGACCGTAACGCGAGAAAAACGTCAGATAAGGAGCTTGCACAGAAAATAATTGAAAATGGCTTACAATCATTCGTTGACAGGTGGGAGGACATCCCTTTATTTGAATCACAGAAAAGATTGCCATTGAAACAACGTGATAAGATTCGTCAGGAGCGGCTCCAACAATCCGAAAAAGGTCTTGCAAATAGTCTTTTAGGGATAGGCACAGGTAGCCAACCTTCGTATTGGGATGCACTCCAAACAATCAACAAACCTGTACTTCTCATCACTGGGGAGCTGGATCAGAAGTTCGTGTCCATCGGTCTGGAAATGAAGAAACATGCACCTTCATGGGAGCAAACAGTCGTTTCTGACGCGGGGCATGCAATTCACGTGGAAAAACCACAATTATTTGCTACAATGATTAAGGACTACATTACAAGAGTACGTTAA
- a CDS encoding isochorismate synthase, with translation MSYNLTDAAKAKQTTLSSHTKFFTETLEVGRVSALSFFEAGHSSYKKERFYWQNADKTMTLVGIGHAHLLTNEKINGRYEDISASWQQLCEKLVKEETDMDPVLFGGFSYDEQNRAQSEWGEFPSSYFVVPSIQLKIEEGKTQISINLITDSSNASAIFDKLREERDRLIHIAQVDEFDFTLRNNIKTTTERGKEQYKKAVENVTELIRNGQADKVVIARAVELAFEQELSVAGVLHAITNEQQESYHFGLQVGNSLFFGATPERLVEVKSGKVYSACVAGSIRRGKSAQEDRKLGEELLSDPKNREEHQHVVSMISTVFESFCKDVRIPKIPKLMKIRDIQHLYTSVEGSIGQQNDIFSFVEALHPTPALGGVPTTVALEMIRQNEGMDRGYYAAPIGWTDASGDGEFAVGIRSALIKGNHAYLYAGGGIVADSDAQEEYEETWVKFRPVLRALGGKLNG, from the coding sequence ATGAGTTACAATCTAACAGATGCAGCTAAAGCAAAACAGACGACATTGTCTTCCCATACAAAGTTTTTCACAGAAACGCTCGAAGTCGGAAGGGTTTCTGCATTATCATTTTTTGAGGCAGGACATTCAAGTTACAAAAAAGAACGATTTTATTGGCAAAATGCAGATAAAACGATGACACTAGTTGGAATTGGCCATGCTCACTTGCTTACGAATGAAAAAATAAATGGTCGTTACGAGGATATATCTGCTAGTTGGCAGCAACTATGTGAAAAACTCGTCAAAGAGGAAACGGATATGGATCCTGTTCTGTTTGGCGGTTTCTCCTATGATGAACAAAACAGAGCTCAATCGGAATGGGGTGAATTTCCATCTTCTTATTTCGTCGTGCCATCTATACAATTAAAAATTGAAGAAGGCAAAACACAGATTTCCATCAATTTAATAACGGATAGCAGTAATGCGTCTGCCATCTTTGATAAACTTCGTGAAGAACGGGACAGATTGATTCATATTGCCCAAGTCGATGAGTTTGATTTCACGCTTCGAAACAATATAAAAACGACGACGGAGCGCGGGAAGGAACAGTACAAAAAGGCTGTAGAAAATGTGACAGAGCTGATACGCAACGGACAAGCCGATAAAGTTGTCATTGCGCGTGCGGTGGAACTTGCATTTGAACAAGAATTATCCGTTGCCGGCGTGTTGCATGCCATTACAAACGAACAGCAAGAAAGTTATCATTTCGGTTTGCAAGTCGGAAACTCCCTATTTTTTGGTGCAACGCCGGAAAGACTTGTCGAAGTCAAAAGTGGAAAAGTGTACTCGGCTTGTGTTGCAGGCTCAATAAGACGTGGTAAATCCGCGCAAGAAGATCGAAAGTTGGGCGAGGAACTGTTAAGTGATCCGAAAAATCGTGAAGAGCATCAGCATGTGGTAAGTATGATTTCAACAGTATTTGAATCCTTTTGTAAAGATGTCAGGATTCCTAAAATCCCTAAGTTGATGAAAATCCGGGATATTCAACATCTGTATACGTCGGTGGAAGGATCTATCGGACAGCAAAATGATATCTTCTCATTCGTTGAGGCTTTGCATCCGACTCCGGCTCTTGGTGGTGTTCCTACGACAGTTGCATTAGAAATGATCAGGCAAAACGAAGGAATGGACAGAGGCTATTATGCTGCGCCTATCGGTTGGACTGACGCTTCTGGGGATGGGGAATTTGCTGTAGGCATTCGTTCCGCGCTTATTAAGGGTAATCATGCTTATTTATATGCAGGCGGGGGAATTGTCGCGGATTCCGACGCGCAAGAAGAATATGAAGAGACATGGGTGAAGTTTAGGCCTGTATTAAGAGCTCTTGGAGGCAAATTGAATGGTTGA
- a CDS encoding DMT family transporter, translating into MEKPAIHPYIPIIIGVISVALSAIFVKLAVADAGVIAFYRMFFSVLLMLPLFLMKYRKELFLLSRKDWVFSAVAGVFLSLHFILWFESLNYTSVASSTVLVTLQPIFAFAGTYFFFKERLSMKTILSAVIAISGSVIISWGDFQLSGTAFYGDMLALAGCAFITAYLLFGQEVRKRISLITYTFVLYTISTIALFFYVLIKGESFGPYASSEWFWFFLLALIPNLLGHSLFNWAVKWVSTNVISIAILFEPVGASILAYYVFQEKLSSSQITGGIVVIAGILLFIIDGEKIRRKLFLKKA; encoded by the coding sequence ATGGAGAAACCAGCAATACACCCTTATATTCCGATAATCATAGGTGTCATTTCGGTCGCGTTGTCTGCAATATTTGTGAAATTGGCTGTAGCCGATGCGGGCGTCATCGCTTTTTATAGGATGTTCTTTTCCGTCCTGCTCATGTTACCGTTGTTTTTGATGAAGTATAGAAAAGAACTATTTCTACTGTCCAGGAAGGATTGGGTGTTTTCTGCGGTTGCAGGTGTTTTTTTATCGCTTCACTTCATCTTGTGGTTTGAATCATTAAATTACACATCGGTGGCCAGCTCAACTGTTCTTGTTACACTTCAACCGATATTTGCTTTTGCGGGAACGTATTTTTTCTTTAAGGAACGACTTTCAATGAAGACGATTCTTTCGGCGGTTATTGCAATTAGCGGAAGTGTCATTATTAGTTGGGGAGACTTTCAGTTGAGCGGCACTGCTTTCTATGGTGATATGCTAGCGTTGGCAGGATGTGCTTTCATTACAGCATACCTTCTTTTCGGCCAGGAAGTGCGTAAAAGAATCTCTTTAATTACATATACGTTTGTTCTATATACAATCAGTACAATCGCTTTGTTTTTTTATGTGCTCATAAAAGGGGAGTCTTTTGGACCTTACGCTTCATCGGAATGGTTCTGGTTCTTCCTGTTGGCGCTCATCCCAAATCTATTAGGCCACTCTCTTTTCAATTGGGCGGTGAAGTGGGTAAGTACGAATGTCATCTCCATTGCGATTCTTTTTGAACCTGTCGGGGCATCTATCCTTGCTTACTACGTGTTCCAAGAGAAACTTTCGTCCTCACAAATAACCGGCGGAATCGTTGTCATAGCGGGGATATTACTGTTTATTATCGATGGTGAGAAAATTAGAAGGAAATTATTTTTGAAAAAAGCTTGA
- a CDS encoding o-succinylbenzoate--CoA ligase, which yields MIPNWLLQRAYLTPNRIALSFGDEQWTFQQLKEEAISIASKLRSIDLQEGDRIALLGASSPEMVFMIHGCLVAGLEIVMLNNRLTTEEIAWQLTDSEAKVWIIADEFQNLTAQNENAFMTFSMIQTLPIKESHFTEYWEPSRTITIMYTSGTTGFPKGVRQTADNHTSSALSSVLNLGLDENDCWLCTMPLFHISGFSILVRSVLYGMEVRLYEKFDAQSIAEEICRGTVTRISVVATGLQRILSEMEKVDSVADPMFRTVLAGGGPIPNDYLERSTLRQLPVLQTYGMTETSSQTATLSAEDALRKSGSAGKPLFFNRIKIADGKRAGEIGEVLVAGPHVTPGYIGHASSKSSLVDGWLQTGDLGYIDDEGYLYIVDRRSDLIISGGENIYPAEIENILASHPRVLEAGVCGQEDKEWGSVPVAFVVVDTDLSAEELDEFCRHRLASYKVPKRFYFVKQLPRNASNKLLRRTLKTWLDSDEK from the coding sequence ATGATTCCCAATTGGTTATTACAACGGGCTTATCTCACGCCAAACCGCATCGCATTGTCATTCGGCGATGAACAGTGGACATTCCAGCAACTAAAGGAAGAAGCAATTTCCATTGCTAGTAAGTTGCGGTCGATTGATTTGCAAGAAGGTGATCGAATCGCTCTGCTCGGAGCATCTTCTCCGGAAATGGTGTTTATGATTCATGGATGCTTAGTGGCGGGACTTGAAATTGTCATGCTGAATAATCGGTTGACGACGGAGGAAATTGCTTGGCAACTCACTGATAGTGAAGCAAAAGTATGGATAATCGCAGACGAATTCCAGAACTTGACTGCTCAGAACGAAAATGCGTTTATGACGTTTTCAATGATACAGACACTACCTATAAAGGAATCCCATTTTACAGAATACTGGGAGCCATCCAGAACGATTACAATTATGTATACATCCGGTACAACTGGTTTTCCTAAAGGTGTCCGCCAAACTGCGGACAACCATACGTCAAGTGCACTTTCCTCAGTATTGAATCTCGGATTGGATGAAAATGACTGCTGGTTATGCACGATGCCCCTTTTTCATATTAGCGGCTTTTCCATTCTTGTCAGATCTGTGTTGTACGGAATGGAAGTGAGACTCTATGAGAAATTTGATGCGCAGTCAATAGCTGAAGAAATCTGTCGGGGGACAGTCACCCGAATTTCTGTAGTAGCGACAGGTTTGCAGCGAATACTGTCTGAAATGGAAAAGGTGGATTCCGTCGCAGACCCTATGTTCCGCACGGTTTTAGCAGGGGGTGGGCCGATTCCGAATGATTATTTGGAGAGATCTACGCTACGTCAATTGCCTGTATTGCAGACGTACGGCATGACAGAAACCAGTTCACAGACAGCCACACTATCGGCGGAAGATGCACTGCGTAAATCGGGGTCTGCAGGCAAGCCATTATTTTTCAATCGTATTAAAATTGCAGATGGCAAAAGAGCTGGGGAGATCGGTGAAGTGCTTGTAGCTGGACCGCATGTTACGCCAGGTTATATTGGACATGCTTCGTCTAAAAGTTCACTTGTAGATGGCTGGCTACAAACCGGCGATCTAGGATATATCGACGATGAAGGCTATCTCTATATCGTGGACAGACGTTCTGATCTAATCATATCGGGCGGAGAAAATATATATCCTGCTGAAATTGAGAATATCCTTGCTTCCCACCCAAGAGTTTTGGAAGCAGGAGTGTGCGGCCAAGAAGATAAAGAGTGGGGAAGTGTTCCTGTGGCTTTTGTTGTCGTGGACACTGACTTGTCTGCTGAAGAACTTGATGAGTTCTGCAGGCATCGTCTGGCGAGTTATAAAGTACCGAAGAGATTCTACTTTGTTAAACAATTACCTCGAAATGCTTCGAACAAGTTATTGCGTAGGACATTAAAGACGTGGTTAGATTCTGATGAAAAGTAA
- the menD gene encoding 2-succinyl-5-enolpyruvyl-6-hydroxy-3-cyclohexene-1-carboxylic-acid synthase has product MVEQKILTGHVLRMTESLLKAGVEAAVISPGSRSTPLAYAFAASEGIQTYMQVDERSAAYFALGLAKASGKPVILLCTSGTAASNYHPAITEAFYARLPLIVMTADRPHELRGVGAPQAIDQLNMYGKHVKFSVDLPLAEDNRELDRYLERHIQRAVSVSLTQPMGPIHLNIPLREPLLIDFDQQTPASSFMETYSGQTQLTSEAEKRFSKILSVAENGLIIAGEMPVGFDKRTFWKFAKSLQWPVLVDPLSNLRSEVPEDCKELCIAHYDALLKSDAFKKQAVAHTVIRFGPQPVSKPLSLFLKNNPPTVYIAIDEAPEFRDSLGVVTHHLQVSPDSVLRIPIERLQTDHTRLWSRADRIAEVVTKEYTGMPGDEGIIVKTLLEYLPSGSDLVSGSSMPIRDLDTFFSQTDKELTLFSNRGANGIDGVVSTAFGIQTVRQRPTYLLIGDLSFLHDVNGLIVSRFHKTNLTIIILNNDGGGIFSYLPQSTVPNHFEELFGTPTGLTFEHIAAMYDAQYAAIHSVDEFEAEIRNEKTKNVRILEVFTNRPINVQSHRAYWAEVVERIEKND; this is encoded by the coding sequence ATGGTTGAACAGAAAATTTTAACTGGACATGTGTTGCGGATGACGGAGTCATTACTCAAAGCCGGAGTAGAAGCGGCTGTAATTAGTCCTGGATCCCGTTCAACGCCATTAGCATATGCATTTGCAGCATCAGAAGGAATACAGACATACATGCAAGTGGATGAACGATCGGCCGCGTATTTTGCGCTTGGATTGGCAAAGGCATCAGGTAAACCGGTTATTCTTCTTTGCACGTCCGGTACAGCAGCGTCAAACTACCATCCTGCAATTACCGAGGCGTTTTATGCGCGCCTTCCATTGATTGTTATGACAGCGGACCGACCTCACGAACTACGTGGAGTCGGAGCCCCACAGGCAATCGATCAACTAAATATGTACGGGAAGCATGTGAAATTCAGTGTCGATTTGCCTTTAGCGGAGGACAATAGAGAGTTGGATCGTTATTTGGAACGTCATATTCAACGGGCTGTATCCGTTTCGTTAACACAACCGATGGGACCTATTCATTTGAATATTCCTTTGCGTGAACCATTGTTGATTGACTTTGATCAGCAAACGCCTGCCAGCTCTTTTATGGAAACTTATTCGGGACAGACTCAGCTAACAAGCGAAGCGGAAAAGAGATTCAGTAAAATACTTTCAGTAGCTGAAAATGGACTGATTATTGCTGGGGAAATGCCTGTTGGTTTTGACAAACGCACGTTTTGGAAATTCGCTAAGTCACTTCAATGGCCAGTGTTGGTGGATCCACTATCCAATCTACGGTCTGAAGTGCCGGAAGATTGCAAGGAGCTATGCATTGCTCATTATGATGCCTTGTTAAAAAGTGACGCTTTCAAAAAACAAGCTGTTGCGCATACGGTCATTCGGTTTGGCCCGCAACCTGTTTCGAAGCCGTTATCATTATTTTTGAAAAACAACCCTCCTACCGTGTATATAGCAATAGATGAAGCGCCTGAGTTCCGGGATTCACTCGGAGTCGTAACGCATCATTTGCAAGTGTCACCAGATTCCGTGTTAAGGATACCTATTGAACGGCTACAAACTGACCACACACGTTTGTGGTCGCGTGCAGATAGAATCGCTGAGGTCGTGACGAAAGAGTATACAGGAATGCCTGGGGATGAAGGTATCATCGTTAAGACATTGCTCGAGTACTTGCCATCCGGTAGTGATCTTGTCAGTGGGAGCAGTATGCCGATCCGTGATCTGGACACATTTTTCAGTCAGACGGATAAAGAACTGACGCTATTCTCGAACAGGGGAGCAAACGGTATTGATGGTGTCGTTTCAACAGCATTCGGTATTCAAACGGTCCGTCAACGGCCAACGTACCTTTTAATCGGAGATTTGTCATTTTTGCATGATGTCAACGGATTGATTGTTTCCCGGTTTCATAAGACGAATTTGACAATCATTATCCTCAACAATGACGGAGGTGGTATTTTCTCTTACTTACCTCAATCTACTGTTCCGAATCATTTTGAAGAATTGTTCGGGACACCTACAGGTTTGACATTTGAACATATTGCGGCGATGTATGACGCTCAATATGCTGCAATTCATTCAGTGGATGAATTTGAAGCTGAAATTCGGAATGAAAAAACAAAAAATGTGCGCATACTTGAAGTGTTCACAAACAGACCTATTAATGTTCAGTCGCACCGTGCGTATTGGGCTGAAGTCGTTGAAAGGATTGAGAAGAATGACTGA
- a CDS encoding TraR/DksA C4-type zinc finger protein codes for MLTDKQRDSLKSQLLNLRKELTKTEKETDIKESSQDEVGELSMYDNHPADMGTELYEREKDLALNTHATGEIDKVEQALEAMQEGTYGQCEVCAKDIPFERLEAVPYTTYCIEHATERAIPEDRPVEDDILIMANPNSFADRRDGIQRDSEDSFQEIAKSGTSETPSDFTGDHDDYNTLYDDKILDGAAEKMEEFVSTDITGETRGFVRSETSEQYEEELDEEGIESPLGDIPYHEKDSYTGDK; via the coding sequence ATGTTAACCGATAAACAGAGGGATAGTTTAAAAAGTCAGTTATTAAATTTAAGGAAAGAGTTAACAAAAACCGAAAAAGAAACGGATATTAAAGAATCATCACAGGACGAAGTCGGAGAATTGTCCATGTATGACAATCACCCTGCAGATATGGGAACAGAATTATACGAACGGGAGAAGGACCTTGCTTTAAACACGCATGCCACAGGTGAAATCGATAAAGTCGAGCAAGCACTGGAAGCTATGCAGGAAGGCACATATGGTCAATGCGAGGTATGTGCAAAGGACATTCCGTTTGAGCGCCTGGAAGCAGTCCCCTATACAACATATTGCATTGAACATGCTACCGAAAGGGCTATCCCTGAAGACCGGCCCGTTGAAGACGACATCTTGATAATGGCCAACCCCAATTCATTTGCAGATCGAAGAGACGGTATTCAAAGAGACAGCGAAGATAGTTTTCAGGAAATAGCTAAATCGGGGACGTCAGAAACACCTTCCGATTTCACAGGAGATCATGATGACTATAATACTTTATATGATGATAAAATACTTGATGGAGCAGCAGAGAAAATGGAGGAGTTCGTCAGCACAGATATCACAGGCGAAACAAGAGGCTTTGTCCGATCGGAAACATCTGAGCAGTATGAGGAAGAATTAGACGAAGAAGGCATCGAATCCCCTTTGGGAGATATCCCCTATCATGAAAAAGATAGCTATACCGGGGACAAGTAA
- a CDS encoding MgtC/SapB family protein: MDWVANSSMYPEVLIKIALALALSLVIGVEREIKKKPIGLKTSAVISTFSCLLTIVSMEAAYLVPSRTDINVTMDPLRLAAQIVSGIGFLGAGAILRRGNDSITGLTTAAMIWGAASIGIAVGAGFYIEAAFAVLSVLFVIEVIAPLLGKFGPKRIRSREALCIIVISDKSKIDELIQLLKDENMTVESLRIRQVKREGQELTHKLDFRMNALSKKSTPQLYSELSELPFIESIELEIYS; the protein is encoded by the coding sequence ATGGATTGGGTTGCCAATAGTTCAATGTATCCTGAAGTACTCATTAAAATCGCACTTGCATTAGCATTAAGTTTAGTAATCGGTGTAGAGAGGGAAATAAAGAAAAAGCCGATTGGACTTAAAACGAGTGCTGTCATATCTACATTCAGTTGTTTGTTGACGATTGTGTCGATGGAGGCTGCTTATCTCGTACCGTCCAGAACTGATATTAATGTAACGATGGATCCCTTGCGACTTGCCGCACAAATTGTAAGTGGAATCGGCTTCCTTGGCGCTGGCGCCATCCTTAGAAGAGGAAATGACAGTATTACAGGTCTGACGACAGCAGCAATGATTTGGGGAGCGGCAAGTATTGGTATTGCGGTAGGTGCAGGTTTTTATATAGAAGCTGCATTCGCTGTACTAAGCGTACTGTTCGTAATAGAAGTGATCGCTCCCCTGCTAGGTAAGTTCGGACCAAAAAGGATTAGATCGAGAGAAGCACTATGTATTATCGTCATTTCTGATAAAAGTAAAATCGACGAGCTCATTCAGTTGTTAAAGGATGAGAATATGACAGTGGAAAGTTTGCGCATCAGGCAGGTTAAACGCGAAGGACAGGAGCTAACACACAAGCTGGACTTCCGTATGAATGCACTTTCCAAAAAAAGCACCCCTCAATTATATTCTGAGTTAAGCGAGCTACCTTTTATTGAATCGATCGAATTAGAAATTTACTCTTAA